The Candidatus Koribacter versatilis Ellin345 genome has a segment encoding these proteins:
- a CDS encoding zinc ribbon domain-containing protein, which translates to MFCDKCGATVPQNQRFCGNCGRAFYTMVPVTYVQQSRVQQHVRMLGILWTAYSALVALGSLACFIVAAVMTNIIRFGNGGPPAFIPPLLHIIGTVILILSMFGFLAGWGLINREPWARMLTIVLSFFAMFKVPFGTALGIYGLWVLLPEASEREYELTAKKTSAA; encoded by the coding sequence ATGTTCTGCGACAAGTGTGGGGCAACGGTACCCCAGAACCAACGTTTTTGCGGCAATTGTGGGCGGGCGTTTTACACCATGGTTCCCGTGACGTACGTGCAACAGAGCCGCGTGCAACAGCATGTGCGCATGCTCGGCATTCTCTGGACCGCGTACTCTGCGCTGGTCGCGCTCGGCAGTTTGGCGTGTTTCATCGTGGCTGCGGTTATGACCAACATCATTCGTTTCGGCAATGGCGGACCGCCAGCGTTTATCCCGCCACTACTGCACATCATCGGGACCGTGATTCTGATCCTCTCGATGTTCGGCTTCCTTGCCGGATGGGGACTGATCAACCGGGAACCCTGGGCACGCATGTTGACGATCGTGCTCTCGTTCTTCGCGATGTTCAAAGTTCCGTTCGGAACCGCGCTCGGCATCTATGGACTGTGGGTGTTGCTGCCTGAGGCTTCGGAACGCGAGTACGAACTGACGGCGAAGAAGACGAGCGCCGCTTAG
- a CDS encoding DinB family protein, whose amino-acid sequence MKRLLAFLLFSMFSAATLLAQKPNFIEGVGQGYDGEWTHVSRQLIALAEAIPADKYAWRPAPGVRSTGEVIMHIAGANFYFLSLMGQKLPPDFQSVDEEKVAPEKAKVVDWLKRSLDAAGNARAHVTAADLKKTAKFLDHTVTHDDIYLRMVIHNNEHMGQLVAYARMNGVVPPWSEK is encoded by the coding sequence ATGAAACGCCTGCTTGCGTTCCTGTTGTTCAGCATGTTCAGCGCTGCCACGCTGCTGGCGCAGAAACCAAACTTCATCGAAGGCGTCGGGCAAGGTTACGACGGCGAATGGACGCATGTTTCTCGACAGTTGATCGCGCTGGCCGAAGCGATTCCCGCTGACAAATACGCGTGGCGACCGGCGCCGGGTGTGCGATCCACCGGCGAAGTGATCATGCATATTGCCGGAGCGAACTTCTATTTTCTCTCGCTCATGGGACAGAAATTGCCCCCCGATTTTCAGTCGGTAGATGAAGAAAAGGTCGCGCCCGAGAAAGCGAAGGTTGTAGATTGGCTAAAACGATCGTTGGACGCAGCGGGTAACGCTCGTGCGCATGTAACCGCGGCCGATTTAAAGAAGACAGCAAAGTTCCTCGACCACACTGTTACCCACGACGACATTTACCTTCGCATGGTCATCCACAATAACGAACACATGGGACAGTTGGTCGCATACGCACGCATGAATGGAGTCGTTCCACCCTGGTCCGAGAAGTAA
- a CDS encoding ABC transporter permease, protein MVRDLLQQANSAMRHNRRRTALTMLGMAWGIATVVLLLAYGSGFGRAITTIFSHFGVKLIGVFPGRTSQQAGGQKAGSQVRFTMEDLDRLATNVPMVKRISPVAYQQTTVANDTRSYNFQVTGSYPNIARIQNVNVDTGRFFNEEDLAQKGRVAVIGSEAKTKLFSGAYALGQRIRINGISFEVIGIIEARMQEGDNDINRQIYIPFSTMGDLKDTHYLDGIWIDYETDQYEMVERGIRTTLADAHGFKPDDNRAIFVFDAMKQVKQFEIITMGLKILLAFIGTLTLGIGGVGLMNIMLVSVTQRTREIGVEKALGGRKRDILFQFLAEALTITFMGGAIGIAFAYIVSFSVGRLTFYSAIAKNAEAADIRLIIDPSTLIVATVILIIVGIVSGMLPAIKASRLNPIEALRYE, encoded by the coding sequence ATGGTTCGCGATCTGCTTCAACAGGCAAACAGCGCCATGCGGCACAACCGCCGGCGCACCGCACTCACCATGCTGGGCATGGCATGGGGCATCGCCACGGTGGTATTGCTCCTCGCCTACGGCTCCGGCTTTGGCCGCGCGATCACAACGATTTTCTCGCACTTCGGCGTGAAGCTGATCGGCGTCTTCCCAGGACGCACCTCCCAGCAGGCCGGCGGACAAAAGGCCGGCAGCCAGGTGCGCTTCACTATGGAAGACTTGGATCGCCTCGCGACCAACGTTCCAATGGTAAAGAGAATTTCGCCGGTGGCTTATCAGCAGACCACGGTTGCAAATGACACGCGCAGTTACAACTTCCAGGTTACGGGTTCGTACCCGAACATAGCGCGGATCCAGAACGTCAATGTGGACACTGGTCGGTTTTTCAATGAAGAGGACCTGGCGCAGAAGGGGCGCGTGGCGGTGATCGGCTCCGAGGCGAAGACGAAGCTCTTTTCCGGCGCATACGCGTTGGGCCAGCGCATTCGCATCAACGGGATTTCGTTCGAAGTCATCGGCATCATCGAAGCGCGCATGCAGGAAGGCGACAACGACATCAATCGCCAGATTTACATTCCGTTCTCGACCATGGGCGACCTTAAGGACACGCACTACCTCGATGGCATCTGGATTGACTACGAGACCGATCAGTACGAGATGGTGGAGCGCGGTATCCGCACGACGCTGGCTGATGCGCATGGTTTCAAACCCGACGATAATCGCGCGATCTTCGTCTTCGACGCCATGAAACAGGTGAAGCAGTTCGAGATCATCACCATGGGTTTGAAAATCCTGTTGGCGTTCATCGGCACCCTGACGCTGGGAATCGGCGGTGTGGGCTTGATGAACATCATGCTTGTTTCCGTGACGCAGCGTACGCGCGAAATCGGCGTCGAGAAGGCGCTCGGCGGACGCAAACGCGACATCCTCTTCCAATTCCTCGCCGAGGCACTGACTATCACGTTCATGGGCGGCGCGATTGGAATCGCATTCGCCTACATCGTTTCGTTTAGCGTGGGCCGGCTGACGTTCTACAGCGCGATTGCGAAGAATGCGGAAGCCGCTGACATCCGGCTGATCATCGATCCAAGCACACTCATAGTTGCAACGGTCATTCTCATCATTGTCGGTATCGTGAGTGGCATGCTGCCGGCGATCAAAGCTTCCCGGTTAAATCCGATTGAGGCTCTGCGGTACGAATAA
- a CDS encoding class I SAM-dependent methyltransferase, protein MSLREVIIDIIRRDGPIPFSRYMELCLYHPELGYYSRPREKFGKAGDFYTSSDVHAVFGRLLCRQFEEMWRLLGSPGQMDLVELGPGRGLFGQDVLDWAGKKFPEFAKALRYWLVESSPSLRARLRERFAGDSRVSVYEGLEAAASNCGDSLVMFGNEFFDAIPVELLSRAGELYIAEDKGHFIDRWVQPPHDHVQYLRDYSVPPESRGRVEVAMQSQEWMEKIAHAFAERRGFALFIDYGYTREQQLAGRHLDTLMTFREHQASANPYEAPGEQDITTHVNFTALQGVAEKNGMTSLGLVTQSQFLLGVGQQTEFADAFESCVLPQERAKVAMQLKHLISPEEMGERFHALVLARGIQGGQLSGLSFSR, encoded by the coding sequence TTGAGCTTGCGCGAAGTCATCATCGACATCATCCGGCGCGACGGGCCGATCCCGTTCTCGCGTTACATGGAGCTGTGTCTCTATCATCCGGAGCTCGGCTACTATTCACGGCCGCGTGAGAAGTTCGGCAAAGCTGGGGATTTCTACACCTCGAGCGATGTCCATGCCGTCTTCGGACGATTGTTATGCCGGCAGTTCGAAGAAATGTGGCGTCTGCTCGGATCGCCCGGGCAGATGGATCTCGTCGAGCTTGGCCCGGGCCGCGGACTGTTCGGGCAGGATGTGCTGGATTGGGCAGGGAAGAAGTTCCCCGAGTTTGCGAAAGCGCTGCGGTATTGGCTGGTGGAAAGCTCGCCGAGTCTGCGGGCGAGATTGAGAGAGCGGTTCGCGGGGGACTCGCGGGTGAGCGTCTACGAGGGTCTTGAAGCGGCCGCGAGCAATTGCGGTGATTCGCTCGTCATGTTCGGCAACGAGTTCTTCGACGCGATTCCCGTGGAACTCCTGTCGAGGGCCGGAGAACTCTACATTGCCGAGGATAAAGGCCACTTCATCGACCGATGGGTGCAGCCACCTCACGACCATGTGCAATACCTGCGGGATTACAGCGTGCCTCCGGAGAGTCGCGGGAGAGTGGAAGTAGCGATGCAATCCCAGGAGTGGATGGAGAAGATTGCCCATGCTTTTGCGGAGCGTCGCGGCTTCGCGCTCTTCATCGACTACGGCTATACCCGCGAGCAGCAGCTAGCCGGACGCCATCTCGACACCCTGATGACATTCCGCGAACACCAGGCTTCCGCAAATCCATACGAAGCGCCGGGTGAACAGGACATCACGACGCATGTGAACTTCACGGCGCTGCAAGGGGTCGCCGAAAAGAACGGAATGACGTCGCTCGGACTCGTAACCCAATCGCAGTTCTTGCTCGGCGTTGGCCAGCAGACCGAATTTGCCGATGCCTTCGAGTCCTGCGTGCTGCCGCAGGAGCGCGCGAAGGTTGCGATGCAATTGAAACACCTGATCTCTCCCGAAGAGATGGGCGAGCGCTTTCACGCCCTGGTGCTTGCGCGTGGAATTCAAGGCGGCCAGTTGAGTGGCTTATCGTTTAGCCGCTAG
- a CDS encoding ABC transporter permease: MRLALDIIGQTFRILWAHKLRSFLTMFGIAWGVGSLLLLVGLGEGFRSGNRREMKSFGEDIEFVFPGRAPAVAGNMSSGHPYKLTIQDAKDIAQLPHVRSASPVLQREDIREVSEFGNSNGQVVGILPVFNDIRYLPLSKGRWLNDLDETQRRDVAVIGDEMVKNLFPDKQNPLGHQILLNGRSFEVIGVVQRVGKGDENSTNNRVFIPFSAMHTYFPLKQSQEDNAVSFINFRPITHDDHAVAMKEAKSIVARNHGFDAANDDAFEAWDSAKSAEMVGKIFDAMNVFLGGVGIVTLALGAIGIINIMLVAVTERTREIGLRKALGATNRSVLAQFFLEGTFLTLFSGGLGLIGAIGFCALLAQLPAPDGFDTPRVVPMSAAVAIGTLALAGVIAGLYPARKAALMAPVDALRAE, encoded by the coding sequence ATGCGCCTTGCCCTCGATATCATTGGACAGACCTTCCGCATTCTCTGGGCGCACAAATTGCGCTCGTTTCTCACCATGTTCGGCATCGCTTGGGGCGTCGGCTCCCTACTGTTGCTCGTAGGGCTCGGCGAGGGGTTCCGCTCCGGCAATCGGCGCGAGATGAAGAGCTTCGGCGAAGACATCGAATTTGTTTTCCCCGGACGCGCGCCTGCGGTGGCAGGGAACATGAGCTCCGGGCATCCCTACAAGCTGACCATCCAGGACGCGAAGGACATTGCGCAGTTGCCGCATGTGCGCTCGGCTTCTCCGGTGCTGCAGCGCGAAGATATCCGTGAAGTCAGCGAGTTCGGCAACTCGAACGGGCAAGTCGTCGGAATTCTGCCGGTGTTCAACGACATTCGCTACCTGCCGCTGTCGAAGGGTCGCTGGCTGAACGATCTTGATGAAACCCAGCGTCGCGACGTGGCGGTTATCGGCGACGAGATGGTGAAGAACCTCTTTCCCGACAAACAGAATCCGCTCGGACACCAGATCCTGCTCAACGGCCGCAGCTTTGAAGTGATTGGCGTGGTGCAACGCGTGGGCAAGGGCGACGAGAACTCGACCAACAATCGCGTCTTCATTCCGTTCTCCGCGATGCACACCTACTTCCCGCTGAAGCAGTCGCAGGAAGACAACGCAGTGAGCTTCATCAACTTCCGGCCCATTACGCACGACGATCACGCGGTCGCGATGAAGGAAGCCAAGTCGATTGTGGCACGCAACCACGGTTTCGATGCCGCAAATGACGATGCCTTCGAAGCCTGGGATAGCGCCAAGTCGGCTGAGATGGTCGGGAAGATCTTCGACGCGATGAATGTCTTCCTTGGCGGAGTGGGGATCGTAACCCTGGCGCTGGGCGCGATCGGGATTATCAACATCATGCTTGTGGCAGTGACCGAACGCACCCGCGAAATCGGATTGCGCAAGGCGCTCGGCGCAACCAACCGCAGCGTACTGGCACAGTTCTTCCTCGAAGGCACGTTCTTAACCTTATTTAGCGGCGGACTCGGCCTGATCGGAGCGATTGGCTTCTGCGCGTTGCTGGCGCAGTTGCCGGCGCCAGACGGCTTCGATACGCCGCGCGTAGTGCCGATGTCGGCTGCCGTTGCAATCGGAACGCTGGCGTTGGCGGGTGTGATCGCCGGATTGTATCCGGCACGGAAGGCAGCGCTCATGGCACCCGTTGACGCGCTGAGAGCGGAGTAA
- a CDS encoding 3-hydroxyacyl-CoA dehydrogenase family protein, translating into MSEVRIIAVIGAGTMGRSIAQAAAVGGFRTILEDILPNALRKAEDAIRAELGRAVSTGSVEQREADAALARIEYASNLEDAARDADMVIEAVPDELESKLEIFVLLDKVCRPETMIVSHTQIQSITELASVIYRAPKCIAMWFPKPPQTSVALEIVRGLETSDETATAAVAVAQRMKREPILLRETPGAITARMQALISNEAFKMLGEGLASAEEIDRALQQGLGLPMGPIAEAEQYGLERRLRMMEYLHKTLGETYRPAPLLEQYVKANKRALAVSR; encoded by the coding sequence TTGAGTGAGGTCCGCATCATCGCCGTGATCGGCGCGGGCACCATGGGACGCAGCATCGCGCAGGCCGCCGCAGTTGGCGGCTTTCGCACCATCCTTGAAGACATTCTTCCCAACGCACTTCGCAAAGCCGAAGACGCCATCCGCGCCGAGCTCGGCCGCGCCGTCTCCACCGGCAGCGTAGAACAACGCGAAGCGGATGCAGCACTGGCGCGCATTGAGTACGCGTCCAATCTCGAAGACGCAGCGCGCGACGCCGACATGGTGATCGAAGCGGTGCCGGACGAACTCGAGTCGAAGCTGGAGATCTTCGTCCTGCTCGACAAAGTTTGCCGTCCGGAGACGATGATCGTTTCGCATACCCAGATACAGAGCATCACCGAACTGGCTTCGGTGATCTATCGTGCGCCGAAGTGCATTGCGATGTGGTTCCCAAAGCCGCCACAAACGTCGGTTGCTCTGGAAATCGTTCGAGGTCTGGAAACCAGCGACGAGACGGCCACGGCTGCAGTCGCGGTAGCGCAGAGAATGAAGCGCGAACCGATCCTATTGCGCGAAACGCCGGGAGCGATCACCGCGCGCATGCAGGCGCTGATCAGTAATGAGGCGTTCAAAATGCTCGGGGAAGGACTGGCGTCGGCCGAAGAGATTGATCGCGCGTTACAACAGGGACTGGGATTGCCGATGGGTCCAATTGCGGAGGCCGAACAGTATGGCCTCGAGCGACGTCTGCGGATGATGGAATACCTTCACAAAACGCTCGGCGAGACGTACCGCCCCGCTCCTCTGCTGGAGCAGTACGTCAAAGCGAACAAACGAGCCTTGGCTGTCTCCCGCTGA